The stretch of DNA AGGATGGTTACTTGATTCTCCCCGGTTTTTTTGACACGGAAGCAGTTGCTGCTCTAAACGAAGACGTCGACCGCCTGTTGCAGCAGCAAACCCTTGATTTTAATTATACTGGTCGAAAAATAATGGAATCATTTAAGGTATCTCCTGTGGCCAATACCTTTTTTAGAGAACCCCGGTTGTTGAAGTTGTTGTCATTCATAATGGGAAAAAAAATCATCCCGTTCCATACCATTAATTTTATTGAAGGAAGCGAACAGCGGCCCCATTCTGATTCCATTCACATGACGACGGAGCCGCAGGGCTACCTGATTGCCGCCTGGATTGCCTTGGAAGACATCGGCCCGGATCAGGGACCGCTGACCTTTTATCCTGGCTCTCATCGCTTGCCCTACCTCACGACCCAGGATTATCCCTCCGGCCACTCCCGCTGGCTGCTAGGCGAATTTGCCAACGAACGCTTTGAAGACAAGGTGGCCGAAATCATCAAAGAACAAGGGTTTCAAGCCCGTACCTTTTTAGCCCAAAAGGGCGATGTTCTCCTTTGGCATGCCAACCTCCTACACGGTGGCAGCGCCATTACCCGGCCCGGAGCAACTCGGAAAAGCATGGTGGCCCATTACTTCTGTGAAGGAGTCATTTGTTACCACGAAATTTCCCAACGGCCAGCTTTATTGCCCCCTATTGCACCACTACTTTAAATGACCTGACCGCTTCTGTCGTATGAATATTTAGAAAATAAATGCCCGCAGGATATTGCTGCACGTCAAGGCTTAGTTTCTGGGTGTTAGGCGCAAGCCACTTTTGCTGCACAAGCTGCCCTTGGATATTCCTTAGCTCAATACTCAATTGTTGTGCTTGTGGCTCATCCAAAAGGACTTGAATGACATCATGTGCTGGATTGGGAAATACCTTGATCTTGGAACCCGTCAGTAAGTCATTCGTCCCAACCACCGCATTTTCATCAATCTTGATTTGGAAAACCTGGGTAGGTAACCAGCCACCGGTACCATCTTCTACGATAAAGGTGAAACGGTCGGCAAGGGCAGCACTACCATCGTGCTCATACACGATTCGATTGGCATTGATGTGTGCTTGCAAAAATTGGTCTCCTACCTTCAATGGCACACCATCCAGGAGAACATTTCCATAAGCAGGCATTGTGATAATAGTATAGGTCAATTCCAGGGTGTTTTGATCGGGGTCTTGTACTTCTAGTTTGCTCTTCGTTATGATATTGTATTGCCCCGGCGGCACAAAAAGGGTATCATTGGTGAGTAAAGTCGGATAGGAAGGACTAAGACTGGCGCAATATTCTAGTTTCCATTCATCAATGCGGCCACCACCACCAAAGCCAGATTTCACGACTTCTACTTTTAATTTCCAATCGCCTTGGGTGTCTTCGCCCGTAAAAATATCAAGTGATTCGACAGGTTGGAAAATAAGATTGTCATCTGGTGCACATTGAATAGGCAAAGGGGCTTGGCTATCGAAACCCAAATCCAAATTGGTCGTATTTCCACAGTTTTTATCAAAAAGAATAGCCGTCTTATTACTCGGACTCGTAACACTAATCCGAAGGCTATTCACCGGCTGAAAAGAACCGCGAACCCTGGGGATATTGAGGTCTGAAATGATTCCACTGGTGGGGATGTTGATGGTTAGTTCTCGGGTGGGGAGGCCAGAGCCAGGTAGGGTAACCGGAACTCCTGTCGCCGTCAACTGAACACATTCGGCCGTCGTGGTTTGGAAGGCAAAAGGTTCGAGGAATGGGCCGGGGCCACACCCGTTTTCAGGCCGCACTCGCCAAAAATAAATGTGATTGGCTTCAAATTGAATACTGGGCGTATAAGTCGGTTGCGTAAGATTATCAGCCTGTAAAATGATACTTTCTGGCACAAAGGTAGGACTAGTGGCAACTTCAATGGCATAAGTATCGGCATTTTCGCTGGGCATCCAACTGAAATTCGTAGAAAGCACTACGCCCGTGGTGCCATCGGCTGGGCCCACCAAGGCCATACTGGAAAAATCATTGGAGACGGTAGCTACTCGAACATCCCGATAAATGGTATCTGTGCCGGCATGGGCACGGATCAGGAAATCATAGACGCCTTCAGAAAAAGCGTTAAAGGAAATATCCAGTTGACTGCTTTCAGCAGGGGCAATGGGGTTTTTTGAGAATGAAAAAGTAGTGTTTTCAGGAAGGTTGCCGACGACGTCCAAACTAATAGGGCCACTGAAACCTAGGTTAGAAGCAGCGGCTATGGTCAAACTGGTAGTAGTGGGTGGACATAAATCCAGGGTTGTTAAGGGATTTACGGCAAGCGAAAAGGATGGCGATTGTCCGGCTTCGATGACGAAATTGGTATTGGATAAGTCGAAAAAGATATTATCCGCCGCTTCCACCATAATCCTTGCTTGGGTAGAAACAAGTTCCGGGACCGTGATAAAGGCCTGCCCATCATTGGCCGTTTTTTCCAATAATAAGTAGGGATAATGAAGCCCCCCGTCCGTTGAAAGCCAGATATTGACGGTCTGACAATTCACCACACTATTATCGGTATTAGCGACATCCCAGGTGATTTCCTGCGAACTGCCAGTCTGCCAACGCACGGCGTTGGTATTCGGGCTGGTTACTTTAAAAGGACCAGCCGTATTCGACGCCTTAAAGTTGACCTGGGTCCAGGCAACCCCGCCCGCTTGCGGATTATTATCCCTGACGGTACATCTAAAAGTTAAAAAACGACTGTAGCTGGGTAACAACTCCACATCAAGGTTAGCATTGTTCAATATCGCACCCAAATTGGGGAAATACCGCATGGAATCTGTCGTCGGAGGGTAAGACCGAAACAAGGGCGCATCTCCGGTAGGAGAACCTAGGGTACTTGCCGGGCCGATATCATATTGCTCCCAGCAGTAAGTGATGGGGTCTCCATCCTCATCTGTGCCCGAGGCACTCAACTTAAAAGGGGTGTTTATAGGAATGGTGAAACCATCAAGGTAAGTATCTTCAACGCTTGGCGTATGGTTATCGGTAGGTGTAAGGGTGGGGCAGTTGTTTCCCCCATCTTCCCTACTGAATTGAATGAAATCTTCCAGGGAACCTATGTTGTAATAAGGATCTGAATTAGGTTGAATATTATTGCCGCCACATAGGCCTGCATAGGACATGATGGTACTGCCACTACCTGGTTCAAAAGCATTGTCAAATGACATTTGATTGGCGGATTGTGGGCAATTGTTCCAGCTGTGCCCACAAGAAAACTGGTGTCCAATTTCATGCGCCATCACCTCTACAGCAATTTTTTCCAGGTCACTGGTATAATGACAGGTCACTCCAGCTCCTTTATTGCTTTGACAAACCGAGCTGGGATTGGCAACGCCGGCCAGGCCATTATCGCAGCCTCGGGTGAAAACATGGCCAATATCATAGGTTCCAAAGCCAATACGACCATTTAGGATCGTCGTGTTTTGTGCAAGCAGTGCTGTTCCGTCGCGCGGCGAGTTGTACGGATCAGTTGCCGCATCCAAAAAGACTAATTCATCATTCCTGTCAATAATAACTAACCTCACCGCTACTTCCTGCTCAAAGATTTGATTCACTCTATTGACAGCAGTATTCATGGAGCTTAGCACGCTTTCCACTGAGCCACCATTGGCTTGTGCATATTCGCCGGTACAGGCCAAGGCCAACCGGTAGGTTCGCAAGGAAATCAAGGCGGTCGTCTTGGATTTTTGTAAGGCAAAATGATCATCAAGATCAAGATCCTCCAGCGGCGATTTGGCCGTATGGAGATCGTGAACGCCACAACTTAAGGCCGGAACTTGGTCTTGATCAATGACCATGTCTTTGGCATAATAAGCGACATGGTAATTAGTAGCTACATCGGCATAAGGATCAATATAAAATATTCCCTTTGGGGAGTCGATATAGGCGTGAAACCCTTTGGGCGAATAGTCTATCCTACCGGTGGTCAATTTATTGGAGGTGCTAACGATCTTAAATGATCGAATGCTCGGGTATTTGGCGCTTAGTTCGGGCCCCATGACCGGGGAATGGACGACTGAAAACACCTCGTAGGTGCCATCGGGAAGCGGAAAACTTAGCTGTAAAGCCGCTGGCGAATTTGCTGCAAATTCTTCTGGCGCATCAGCCAGTTGCCTTTTGAGCAAGTCGAAGTTTACATCAAAAACCAGGTACTTTTCAGTTGGAATATAGACTTCGGCATTTTGGGGTAGCAAGAGCCTGTTTTCTTCAATGGTTTGCCAGGTGTTTTGTTTTTGCTGTGCAACGGCAGCTGAGCTAAACAAGAGGCAAAGGAGGAGGATTTCTATGTGCTTCATATTGGTTTTTATGACTAATGATGTTGGTTGAGAACGACAAAATTAAGATTGTAGTTTATATGGTGGTAGTATTCGGTGTATAATTGTCGGCTTGGGAACGGATACTTTTGAGTTGTGGGCAATTATTGATAAGAGTGTATTTCTTCTTTTAGAAGATAAAGCGAACTTTTGGGCATATATAAGTGTGACAAAAATATAAATCATAAATAGCTGATTAAGCATAAAAAAAAAGCTTTATGTTTGAAATAAATCAAAAACTTTGAAATATACCTCAACATAATATCCTTAAAAAGACTTAAATTTAAGCAGATTAGTGAAATTGCAATTTCAAACTAGCATCAAATATTATAATATCAGCGAGGAGAGCAAGTCGAAAAGAAAGAGAAATGTATAATAAGGATTAAATTAATGGAGATATGGAACCAGAATCAATCAATCAAAAAGCAGCAATAGAATTACTAAAACAAGGTAAAAATATATCTAGTTATAAAATAAGCTTTGATAAGACAAAAATTGAAGCCTTAGATGTGATATTATTAGGAAAGAATGGAATAGTAGTGCCAGAAGCATTGATATATTATAATGATGATCAAATAGACTTCGAAGATGATCCAGATATAACAGAAGATGATCTAAAAGCAGGTAAATTAATACGGGTGATAAATGCAGACATTCCGATTGATGAAGAGATTAGTGATTGGATAAAGGAAGAAAAGATAAATGTAAATAATTTGTTGTCAAATTTAATCAAGAGTTTTTACCAGAATATGAAATCAATACCAAAATCATAGAAAAAAAAAAGAGACTGCCCACAACATTGCATACGCCAATGCCCTCCTAACATCGGCCACTGCGTATACGTGATCCATTATTTAATAATATCCCTTCTTTGACAAATCTCTTAGGTCACGAGATTTGTCAAAGAACCATAATATCTAAATTTGGACTTATTACACAATCTCAATCAATTTTACTTCCCAGCATTGCCGTAAATGCTTTGTAAATTAGGGCAAAATACCTGCCTTTGCTGGCAGGCAAAGCCCTCAAGCCGCTAAAAAGTGGCAGCCACCTGCGCCCGCCCCACATGAATGACCCTTGATGTTCCGGTTTTCCGACCCTCATAGCTCAAAACGAGGAGGACGTTTTTGGCCAATTGGCGATTGAGGCTAAGGTTCCAAATGAAATTTTGGCCTTGCTGAAGGCCATTGAGGATGGCCAGTCCGGCAGGAGAACTGGGTTGGCCATCATAGGTGACATCAATATAGGAGAACTTTAGGCTAAGCAGCCGCTGTTTGTAGACCGTTTCGAGCGATAGATCATGCTGCTGAGCGGCTTCTCCATTTGCAATAAAGATATTGCGGTCTTCCTGGTATTTGTAGCGCAATATGGTTCGAAAAGACTGCCCTTTCTGGAAGGTA from Saprospiraceae bacterium encodes:
- a CDS encoding M12 family metallo-peptidase; this translates as MKHIEILLLCLLFSSAAVAQQKQNTWQTIEENRLLLPQNAEVYIPTEKYLVFDVNFDLLKRQLADAPEEFAANSPAALQLSFPLPDGTYEVFSVVHSPVMGPELSAKYPSIRSFKIVSTSNKLTTGRIDYSPKGFHAYIDSPKGIFYIDPYADVATNYHVAYYAKDMVIDQDQVPALSCGVHDLHTAKSPLEDLDLDDHFALQKSKTTALISLRTYRLALACTGEYAQANGGSVESVLSSMNTAVNRVNQIFEQEVAVRLVIIDRNDELVFLDAATDPYNSPRDGTALLAQNTTILNGRIGFGTYDIGHVFTRGCDNGLAGVANPSSVCQSNKGAGVTCHYTSDLEKIAVEVMAHEIGHQFSCGHSWNNCPQSANQMSFDNAFEPGSGSTIMSYAGLCGGNNIQPNSDPYYNIGSLEDFIQFSREDGGNNCPTLTPTDNHTPSVEDTYLDGFTIPINTPFKLSASGTDEDGDPITYCWEQYDIGPASTLGSPTGDAPLFRSYPPTTDSMRYFPNLGAILNNANLDVELLPSYSRFLTFRCTVRDNNPQAGGVAWTQVNFKASNTAGPFKVTSPNTNAVRWQTGSSQEITWDVANTDNSVVNCQTVNIWLSTDGGLHYPYLLLEKTANDGQAFITVPELVSTQARIMVEAADNIFFDLSNTNFVIEAGQSPSFSLAVNPLTTLDLCPPTTTSLTIAAASNLGFSGPISLDVVGNLPENTTFSFSKNPIAPAESSQLDISFNAFSEGVYDFLIRAHAGTDTIYRDVRVATVSNDFSSMALVGPADGTTGVVLSTNFSWMPSENADTYAIEVATSPTFVPESIILQADNLTQPTYTPSIQFEANHIYFWRVRPENGCGPGPFLEPFAFQTTTAECVQLTATGVPVTLPGSGLPTRELTINIPTSGIISDLNIPRVRGSFQPVNSLRISVTSPSNKTAILFDKNCGNTTNLDLGFDSQAPLPIQCAPDDNLIFQPVESLDIFTGEDTQGDWKLKVEVVKSGFGGGGRIDEWKLEYCASLSPSYPTLLTNDTLFVPPGQYNIITKSKLEVQDPDQNTLELTYTIITMPAYGNVLLDGVPLKVGDQFLQAHINANRIVYEHDGSAALADRFTFIVEDGTGGWLPTQVFQIKIDENAVVGTNDLLTGSKIKVFPNPAHDVIQVLLDEPQAQQLSIELRNIQGQLVQQKWLAPNTQKLSLDVQQYPAGIYFLNIHTTEAVRSFKVVVQ
- a CDS encoding phytanoyl-CoA dioxygenase family protein, with translation MVSLNKIFRKYTGVLRQFKVLYMVNNWLNRNQLQHNKALYKQYGVNKSILSSIGSQDFTPPHPDIPWLDQPNAKQKLRAHPSFNDFSKDIQTAIEGFIEDGYLILPGFFDTEAVAALNEDVDRLLQQQTLDFNYTGRKIMESFKVSPVANTFFREPRLLKLLSFIMGKKIIPFHTINFIEGSEQRPHSDSIHMTTEPQGYLIAAWIALEDIGPDQGPLTFYPGSHRLPYLTTQDYPSGHSRWLLGEFANERFEDKVAEIIKEQGFQARTFLAQKGDVLLWHANLLHGGSAITRPGATRKSMVAHYFCEGVICYHEISQRPALLPPIAPLL